Below is a window of Candidatus Annandia pinicola DNA.
AACTATAAAGAACAAGAAAAAAAAGAAGAAAAAAAAGAAGATATTATTGGTCTTTTATTAAAGTTTTTAGACTATTTTAAAAAAAATAAAGAAAATAAAAATGAAGATAAGTATATTTATATTAATAAAAAATATTTAGATTACAAATTAAAATATTTTGAAACTTTTACTTTTAATATTAAACATAAAAATAGAATTATTAAATCAATTTTAAGATCAGAAAGTTTATATTATTATTATTACCATAATATTGATGTCATATAGCTTATTAAATATTCCATTAGTTATCCTTAATTAATATAAAAATAAAATTATATTATATAAAAAAAATATATAATTATTTGATAATTTATATTATTTTAAAATAAATTAAATAATATTAGGAAATAAAATATTGAATATAAAATTAAGAAATATAGCTATTATTGCTCATGTTGATCATGGTAAAACAACTTTAGTAGATAAATTATTACAACAATCAAATACTTTTTCTAATAAAGAAGAAATAAAAGAGAGAGTAATGGATTCTAATATTTTAGAAAAAGAAAGAGGTATAACAATATTAGCTAAAAATACTGCTATTAGATGGAATAATTATCATATTAATATAGTAGATACTCCAGGTCATGCAGATTTTGGTGGTGAAGTTGAAAGAGTACTATCTATGGTAGATTCTGTATTATTAGTAGTAGATGCTACTGATGGACCTATGCCTCAAACTAGATTTGTAACAAAAAAAGCCTTTTCACATGGTTTAAGACCAATTGTTGTAATTAATAAAATTGATTTACCAAGTGCAAGACCAAATTGGGTATTAAATAAAATATTTGATTTATTCATTAATTTAGATGCTACTGAATTTCAATTAGATTTTCCAGTTATATATACATCTGCATTAAAAGGTATTTCTGGTTTAAGTGAAAATAAAATATCTAATAATATGAATTGTTTATATGAAGCTATTATAAAATATACTCCTAAACCAAATTCTGATAAAAATAGTAGTTTTCAAATGCAAATTTCACAAGTTTATTATAATAATTATTTAGGTATTATAGGAATTGGTCGTATTAATAAAGGTTGTATTAGTATTAATAAACAAGTATCAGTTATTGATTATAAAAATAAAAAAAAACATAATGCTAAAATTGAAAAAATACTTATATATTTAGGTTTAAAACAAATAGAAGTTAAATCAGCTGATGCTGGTAATATAGTAGCAATAACAGGTTTAGGAGATATAAATATATTTGATACAATTTGTGATATTAAATGTTTAAAATCTTTACCTAAGTTAAAAGTAGATAAACCTACTATTAGTATGTTGTTTTGTGTTAACAATTCACCGATGTCTGGAAAAGAAGGAAATAAAATTACTGCATCAAAAATATTAAAACGTTTGAAAAAAGAAATGATACATGATATTGCTTTAAATGTTAAAAATACTAAAAAAAATGATACTTTTAAAGTATCTGGAAGAGGTGAATTACATTTATCCATTTTAATAGAAAAAATGCGAAGAGAAGGTTTTGAATTATCTGTTTCTAAACCTAAAGTTATTTTTATTAATATTAATGGTAAAATTCAAGAACCATTTGAAGAATTATTAATAGATATTGAAGAAAAACATCAAGGTTTAATTATGAAAGTTATTGGAGAAAGAAAAGGAAAACTTAAAGATTTAACATCAGATAATAAAGGTAGATTAAATATAATATATATAATACCTAGTAAAAATATTATTGGTTTTAGAAATGAATTTATAAAAATTACTTCTGGAACTGGTTTAATGTCTTCTTCTTTTAGCCATTATGGTAATGTTTGTTCTAATAGTAATAATAAAAGAAAAAATGGAGTATTAATATCAAATGGAACAGGTAAAGCAGTAGCTTTTGCTTTATTTAATTTACAAAATAGAGGAAATTTATTTATTAAACATGGTACAGAAGTATATGAAGGGCAAATAATAGGAATTCATAATCGTATAAATGATCTTACGGTAAATTGTTTAACTGGTAAAAAGTTAACAAATATGAGGGCATCTGGATCAGATGAAGCTATATCATTAATACCTCATATAAATATGAATCTTGAAAAATCTTTAGATTTTATTGAACATGATGAATTGGTAGAAGTAACACCAAATTCTATACGTTTAAGAAAAATATATCTTACTGAACAAGAAAGAAAAAAAAATAATAAAAATACTAAAATTTATAAATAATATATTTTCTTTACTTTTGTTAAATAATATAATATAATTATATGTTATATTGTGGCTCTTTAGCTCAGTGGTTAGAGCACGCGACTCATAATCGCTTGGTCGTTGGTTCGAATCCAACAAGAGCCAAAATTTTATATAAATAATAAATTAATGTTATTAAGAAATATATATATTTATATAAAATATTTTTTTTAATTTACAAGGTAAAATAATAATGAATAATAAAGGAATTAATAAAGTAATATTAATCGGATATTTAGGTAAAGATCCTGAAATAAGATATATGCCAAATGGAATAGCAGTAGCAAATTTAAATTTAGCTACTTCAGATAAATGGAAAGATAAAATTACTGGTGAAATTAAGGAAAAAACTGAATGGCATCGTATAGTTTTATTTGCAAAACTTGCAGAAATAGCTAGAAAATATTTAAAAAAAGGTTCTTATCTTTATATTGAGGGATCACTACAAACAAAAAAATGGAAAGATAAATATAATCAATATAGATATAATACAGAAATAATAGTTAATATAAATGGTACCATGAAAATATTAAATTATATTAAAGAAAATAATGATATTAAAAATAAAATTATTAATAAAATATCAAAAAATATTAATACAAATAATAATAATTTAAATATTGTTGATGAAAGTATTAAAAAAGAATATATTAATAATGAAGATATAAATTTTGATGATGAAATTCCGTTTTAATTTAAAAAATTATATATATAATTAATATTTTTTTTAAAATTAATTTATTAAAAAAAATTACTATTATTATAAAATAATATTTTTTAATATAAAATTTTATATAAATTTTTTTATATTTATTTTTCCATCATAAACATATGATGCTGGTCCTATCATATATAAATTATTTTTTAATCCTTTATATTTAATATATAAATTTCCTCCAGGTAAATTTACTTTAACTTTTTTATTAGATAATATTTTTTTTTTTATACCTATAGCTACTGCTGCACATGCAGCACTACCACAAGATTTAGTTTCTCCTACATCTCTTTCATAAACTCTTAATTTAATATAATTAGTTTTCTTTATTTCCATAAAACTAACATTAACTCCTTGTGGAAAACTAATATGTTTACTTATAATATATCCTAAAAAATTTACATTTATTTTTTTTAAATTATTAACTTGTATAATACAATGAGGATTTCCTAATGATAATGTATCAAATTTAATTTTTATTTTTTTTAATTTAATATAATAATTTTTTGCAAAACATTTTATAAATGGTATAAAATTTTTATTAAAATTTGGTTTACCCATATTTACTTTTATATTATTTTTATTTATTATTTCTAATAACATTTTTTTATTATTAGTTTTTATTTTAATTTTATTTTTATTTATCATTTTTTTTTTTTTTAGATAATATGCAAAACATCTTACTCCATTACCACATTGTGTTACTTCATTACCATTTGAATTAAAAATTCTATAATGAAAATCATAATTTTTATTATATGGTAATTCTATAGAAAGCAATTGATCAAAACCAATTCCTAAATATCTATTTGATAAATTAATAATTAATTGTTTAGTAAATCTAATTTTTTCAATTATATTATTTATAATAATAAAATCATTACCTAAACCATGCATTTTAGAAAATTTCATTTTATTCCTTTATAAAAATCGGTGAGAGAGGATTTGAACCTCTGACCAACTGGTCCCAAACCAGTTACGCTACCAAGCTGCGCCACTCACCGTTATGTAATAAAATACTATTATAGATTTTAATTATTGGGTGATCAATGGGAATCGAACCCATGACTACTGGAACCACAATCCAGAGCTCTGCCAACTGAGCTATGACCACCATATTTAACAATTATTTTTTTTAAATAAAAATTATTTAAATAATAAAAATATTTTTCAGAAAGATGATTAATAATTAATTTCAAAAAACAACTTATTATTATTATACATAATATCATAAAAATTTTTATTAATCAATAAAAAAAATTTTTTATACATATATTTTTTTTATTGTTTTTTTAATTTAAATTATTAAATTATTTTTTAATTGACGCTTTAAATTGTTTAACAAAATTTTATTGTTTTTAGTTTTTTTTATATTTTTTAATAAAAATCTTATTGCATCAACTTTATTCATAAAACTTAATATTTTTCTTAATAGATATATTTTTTCTAATTCATTACATTTAATTAATAATTCTTCTTTCCTAGTACTTGATTTAATATAATCTATTGCCGGAAAAACTCTTTTATTAGCTATTTTTCTAGAAAGATGTAATTCCATATTTCCTGTGCCCTTAAATTCTTCGTAGATTATTTCATCCATTTTAGAACCTGTTTTAATTAAAATAGTAGCAATAATAGTTAAACTACCTCCTTCTTGAAAATTTCTAGCTGATCCAAAAAATCTTTTAGGACGATACAAAGAATTTGAATCAACTCCTCCAGTTAAAGTTTTTCCAGAACTTGGAATTATAGAATTATAAGCTCTAGTTAATCTGGTTAAGGAATCTAATAATATTACAACATTATTACTATTTTCAACCATTCTTTTTGCTTTTTCAATAATTATTTCTGAAATATGTATATGTTTATATGCTGGTTCATCAAAAGTAGAATATAATACCTCTCCTTTGATTAATTTTTTCATTTCAGTTACTTCTTCAGGTCTTTCATCTATTAACAATACAATTAAAAAATGATTTTTATAATTATAAGAAATACTATCAGCAATATTTTGTAAAAGAATAGTTTTACCTGCTTTTGGGGGAGCAACAATTAAACCTCTTTGGCCATTACCTATAGGAGTTATTAAATCTAATATACGAGAAGCTATATTATCATAAATTAGTTTTTTTCTTTTTTCTTTTTTTATTTTTTCTTTTTCTTTTTCTCTTCTTTCTTCTTCTTTTTTTTTTCTTTTTTCTCTTTCTTCTTCTGTTTCTTCTTTATTTTCTTCTATTTCTTTTTTATTTTCTTCTTTATTTTCTTCTATTTTTTCTTTATTTTCTTCTTTATTTTCTTCTATTTTTTCTTCTATTTCTTTTTTATTTTCTTCTTTATTTTCTTCTTTATTTTCTTCTATTTTTTCTTTATTTTCTTCTTTTTTTATTTCTTCTTTTATTTCTCTTTCCATATTTAAATGAAAATTAGGATATAGTGGTACTAAACTATCAAAATCAACTCTTGTAATACTTATTTTTGGTATATTAGAATTTATAGTTATAATATCTATTAATGAGAAATAACGTTCATAAAAACCTGGTGGTATAATTTTTCCAATTATCATATCACCTGTTTTTAAACTAAATTTTTTTATTTTTCTTAATGATATATATATATCATTTATTCCTGAGTAATAATTATTGTATATAGATCTTAAAAAACCAAATTTTAGATTTACTATTTCTATAATACCACTACCTAACATTATAATACCAATTTTAATATTAATTTTAAGCATAAAAAAAATAATTATATACCTGGGAAATAATCTTATTGTTTTATGTTTTATATTGATAACAACGTTTAATATTTTCTCTAATCTATTAAATTTTCTTATTCCTACAAAATTGATCATAAAAAAAAATCTAAATTCTAAATCTAATTAAAACATATTTACTAACTAAATATTACTAAATAACTTCAAATGTTTATCAATTAAACTACAAATATTACTTTTAGTTTGAATACCATAAATTTTATATAATAATTTATTATTCCTAAAAAAAAAAATTGTGGGTATAGTTTTAATATTATATTTTGATACAGTATCTTTATTTTCATCTATATTAATTTTATAAACTTCAATTTTTTTTATATATTTATAAGATATTTCATTTATAATAGGAGATAATAATTTGCATGGGTTACACCAGGTTGCCCAAAAATCTATTAATAATAATTTCTTAGATTTTTTTAATATTTTATCTAAATTATTATTTGTAATATTTATAATATTACTATTTTTATTAGACATTATTTTATTTCCTATAAAACTAAAAATAATTTTATTCCTTTTACTTATTATTTTTATATATTAACTTAGTATTAATCATATATTTTCTTAATTTTACACCTACTTTTTCTATTGTATGTTGTTGTATTTTTAAATCAATATTTAATAATTTTTTATTATCAATTGATATAGGTTCTTTTTTAGAAAAACCTAAATCATATTTATTTAGTTTATTTACAAAATTTTCTAAATAAGTAATTGCTTTATTGAAAAATAAATAATTTCCATATTCAGCTGTATCAGAAATTACTAAATTCATTTCATATAAACGTTTACGAGCAATTGTATTTGCAATTAAAGGTAATTCATGAAGAGATTCATAATAAGCAGATTCTGGTAAAATACCTGTTTCTACCATAATTTCAAAAGATAATTCTACACCTGCTTTTATTAAAGCAACCATAATTAATCCACGATCAAAATATTCTTGTTCATTAATATTTTTATCATATAATGGAGCTTTTTCAAATTCACAACAATTTGTTTTTTTACGCCAATTTAATAAATTTACATCATTGTTATTCCAATCTTTCATCATATTTTTAGAAAAATCACCAGAAATTATATCATCCATATGTTTTTCAAATAATGGTCTTAAAATAATTTTTAATTTTAAAGATAAATCAAAAGCTCTAATTTTAGATGAATTAGATAAACGATTCATCATTAATGTAATACCACCATATTTTAAAGATTCTGTAATAGTTTCCCATCCATATTGAATTAACTTACAAGAAAATCCTTTATCAAAACCATCTTTAATTAATTTATTATATAATAATATAGAACTTGTTTGTAATAAACCACATAAAATAGTTTGTTCACCCATTAAATCAGATTTAACTTCTGCTATAAAAGATGATTCTAAAACCCCAGCTCTATGTGATCCAATAGCATAAGCCCAAGATTTAGCAATTTCTATTCCTTTATTAAAAGGATCGTTTTCTGGATGTACCGCAATTAAAGCTGGAACTCCAAAACCTTTTTTATATTCTTCTCTTACTTCAGTTCCTGGACATTTTGGAGCAACCATAATAACAGTAATATCATTTCTTATTTTTTCACCCATTTCAACAATATTAAAACCATGAGAATAACCTAAAATAGATTTTTTTTTCATTAATGGTTGAATTAATTTTATTATTTTACTATGTTGTTTATCAGGAGTTAAATTTATAACTATATCAGCTTCAGGTATTAATTTTTGATAACTATCAACTAAAAATTTATTTTTAGTTGCTCTTCTCCAAGAAATATTTTTATCTTTAATAGATTTTTTTTTTAAAGCGTAGGAAATATTTAAACCTGAATCACGCATATTTAATCCTTGGTTTAATCCCTGTGCTCCACAACCTATAATAACTATTTTTTTATTTCTAATAAATTTACATTTTAATGAAAATTCTTGTGAAGACATTAATCTACATTTTTTTAGATTTTTTAATTTTTTTCTAAAATTAAGTTGATTAAAATAATTATTCATATTATTTAAAGATTCCTTATATTTTTTACTAATTTTTATTTTATAAAAATTTTCTTATTGCACCCTTATCAGCACTTGATACAAAATATGAATAATATAATAATGTTTTAGATATTTTACGTTTACGATTTAATGGAGTATAAGATAATTTTTTTTTTTTTTTTTCTTTAATTATACGTTTTTTTAAAATATAATCTGATAATTTAACATTAATTGACCTATTTGGTATATCAATTTTTATAATATCTTTATTTTTTATTAAAGCAATATTACCTTTATTAGCAGCTTCTGGTGAAATATGACCAATTGATAAACCTGAAGTTCCTCCAGAAAATCTACCATCTGTAATTAATGCACAATATTTATCTATTCCCATTGATTTTAAATAAGTTGTTGGATATAACATTTCTTGCATTCCTGGACCACCTTTAGGTCCTTCATATCTAATTACAATAACATCTCCTGGTAATATCATTCCAGAAATAATATCTTTAATTGCTAATTCTTGACTATCGTATACTTTTGCAGGACCTTCAAAATATAACATGTTTTTTTTTACACCAGCAGTTTTTACTATACAACCATTTTGAGCTATATTACCATATAATACAGCTAAACCACCATCTTGACTAAAAGAAAATTTTTTAGATCTGATACATCCATTTTTAAAATCTAAATCTAATTTTTTCCATTTATTATTTTGTGAAAAAGCTTTAATATTATGTTTACCTGATGGTTTTGCTTTATACATATTTTTTATATTTTTATCTTTTGTTACTGATATATCATATAATTTTAAGGTTTCTTTTAAACTATATCCCAGAATATTAATTACGTTTGTGTTTAATAAATCTATTCTATTTAATTCTCCTAAAATTCTCATTACACCACCAGCTCTATGTACATCTTCCATATAAAATTTTTTAGAACTTGGTGAAACTTTGCATAAATGAGGAACTTTTTTAGATAAAATATCAATATCTTTCATATTAAAATTTATTTTTGCTTCTTGAGCTGCTGCTAATAAATGTAATATAGTATTTGTAGAACCACCCATAGCTATATCTAATGTCATTGCATTTTTAAAAGAATTTAAATTAGCAATATTTCTAGGTAATACATAACTTTTATTATCTTCATAAAAAAATTTTGATAATTTTACTATTCTTTGCCCAGCATATATAAACATTTTTTTTCTATCAAAATGAGTTGCTAATAAAGAACCATTACCAGGTAACGATAAACCTAATGCTTCTATTAAACAATTCATAGAATTTGCTGTAAACATTCCTGAACAAGAACCACATGTAGGACATGCAGATTTTTCTATATCAATACTATTATATTTTTTATTTTTTTTAATTTTATTATCATACATTATAGCATCTACTAAATCTAATTTTTTTTTAAAACCATTAATATTTAATCTCCCAGATTCCATTGGACCTCCAGATACAAATATAGTTGGAATATTTAATCTTAGAGATGCCATTAACATACCAGGAGTTATTTTATCGCAATTAGATATACATACCATTGCATCAACACAATGAGCATTTATCATATATTCTATAGAATCAGCAATTAAATCTCTTGATGGTAAAGAATATAACATTCCACTATGCCCCATAGCTATACCGTCATCAATAGCTATAGTATTAAATTCTTTTGCAACACCACCACAATTATTAATTTGTTGAGATACTATTAAACCTACATCACGTAAATGAATATGTCCTGGAACAAATTGAGTAAAAGAATTAACTACTGCAATTATAGGTTTATCAAAATCATTATCTTTCATTCCTGTTGCACGCCATAAAGCTCTAGCACCTGATCCTTTTTTAGAAGTATTAGAACGATACTGTATCATAAATATATTGATTTTTTACCTTTGATTAAAACTAAAAAAACAAATTATATTTTTTTAAAAAGATAAATTATATAAATAATATATTTATATCTATTATTTTTTTTAATTGATATTTTAATATTTTTGAATTTTTATAACTTAATAAAATAATTTTAATATTAACTTTTTTAATATTAAAATCATATTTATAATTTAAATTAATATTTATAAAACCACGATGTCTTAAAATTCTTATAATTCTTTCTAATATTTCTGGTTTAAAACTTATTTGAATAAAAACTTTATATTTATACATTTATTTAATATTCTATCATATCTGTATTACTTACACCAGGTGGTACTAAAGGCCATACATTATCATATTTATCAATTGATACATGTAGTAAGTAAGATTTTTTAGTTTTAAAAAATATTTTTAATGATTTTTTTATTTCTTTAGTTTTACTAATATTTTTACCTTCAATATTAAATGAGTCGGCTAATTTTATAAAATCGGGATTATCATCAAGATTAGTTTCACTATATCTACTAAAAAAAAATAATTCTTGCCATTGTCTAACCATTCCTAATCTTCTATTATCTAATAATAAAATTTTAATTGGTAAATTATATCTTTTTATAGTATTTAATTCTTGTATATTCATTATAAATGAACCATCTCCAGTTATACAAATTACTGTTTTTTTAGGTTTAGCAATTTGTGCTCCAATTGCTGATGGTATACCAAACCCCATACTGCCTAAACCACTAGAAGAAATAAATTCTTTATTATAATAGAATTCTATATGTTGAGCTACCCACATTTGATGT
It encodes the following:
- the trxA gene encoding thioredoxin — encoded protein: MSNKNSNIINITNNNLDKILKKSKKLLLIDFWATWCNPCKLLSPIINEISYKYIKKIEVYKINIDENKDTVSKYNIKTIPTIFFFRNNKLLYKIYGIQTKSNICSLIDKHLKLFSNI
- the rho gene encoding transcription termination factor Rho encodes the protein MINFVGIRKFNRLEKILNVVINIKHKTIRLFPRYIIIFFMLKINIKIGIIMLGSGIIEIVNLKFGFLRSIYNNYYSGINDIYISLRKIKKFSLKTGDMIIGKIIPPGFYERYFSLIDIITINSNIPKISITRVDFDSLVPLYPNFHLNMEREIKEEIKKEENKEKIEENKEENKEENKKEIEEKIEENKEENKEKIEENKEENKKEIEENKEETEEEREKRKKKEEERREKEKEKIKKEKRKKLIYDNIASRILDLITPIGNGQRGLIVAPPKAGKTILLQNIADSISYNYKNHFLIVLLIDERPEEVTEMKKLIKGEVLYSTFDEPAYKHIHISEIIIEKAKRMVENSNNVVILLDSLTRLTRAYNSIIPSSGKTLTGGVDSNSLYRPKRFFGSARNFQEGGSLTIIATILIKTGSKMDEIIYEEFKGTGNMELHLSRKIANKRVFPAIDYIKSSTRKEELLIKCNELEKIYLLRKILSFMNKVDAIRFLLKNIKKTKNNKILLNNLKRQLKNNLII
- the typA gene encoding translational GTPase TypA; translated protein: MNIKLRNIAIIAHVDHGKTTLVDKLLQQSNTFSNKEEIKERVMDSNILEKERGITILAKNTAIRWNNYHINIVDTPGHADFGGEVERVLSMVDSVLLVVDATDGPMPQTRFVTKKAFSHGLRPIVVINKIDLPSARPNWVLNKIFDLFINLDATEFQLDFPVIYTSALKGISGLSENKISNNMNCLYEAIIKYTPKPNSDKNSSFQMQISQVYYNNYLGIIGIGRINKGCISINKQVSVIDYKNKKKHNAKIEKILIYLGLKQIEVKSADAGNIVAITGLGDINIFDTICDIKCLKSLPKLKVDKPTISMLFCVNNSPMSGKEGNKITASKILKRLKKEMIHDIALNVKNTKKNDTFKVSGRGELHLSILIEKMRREGFELSVSKPKVIFININGKIQEPFEELLIDIEEKHQGLIMKVIGERKGKLKDLTSDNKGRLNIIYIIPSKNIIGFRNEFIKITSGTGLMSSSFSHYGNVCSNSNNKRKNGVLISNGTGKAVAFALFNLQNRGNLFIKHGTEVYEGQIIGIHNRINDLTVNCLTGKKLTNMRASGSDEAISLIPHINMNLEKSLDFIEHDELVEVTPNSIRLRKIYLTEQERKKNNKNTKIYK
- a CDS encoding acetolactate synthase 2 small subunit; its protein translation is MYKYKVFIQISFKPEILERIIRILRHRGFININLNYKYDFNIKKVNIKIILLSYKNSKILKYQLKKIIDINILFI
- the ilvC gene encoding ketol-acid reductoisomerase, with the protein product MNNYFNQLNFRKKLKNLKKCRLMSSQEFSLKCKFIRNKKIVIIGCGAQGLNQGLNMRDSGLNISYALKKKSIKDKNISWRRATKNKFLVDSYQKLIPEADIVINLTPDKQHSKIIKLIQPLMKKKSILGYSHGFNIVEMGEKIRNDITVIMVAPKCPGTEVREEYKKGFGVPALIAVHPENDPFNKGIEIAKSWAYAIGSHRAGVLESSFIAEVKSDLMGEQTILCGLLQTSSILLYNKLIKDGFDKGFSCKLIQYGWETITESLKYGGITLMMNRLSNSSKIRAFDLSLKLKIILRPLFEKHMDDIISGDFSKNMMKDWNNNDVNLLNWRKKTNCCEFEKAPLYDKNINEQEYFDRGLIMVALIKAGVELSFEIMVETGILPESAYYESLHELPLIANTIARKRLYEMNLVISDTAEYGNYLFFNKAITYLENFVNKLNKYDLGFSKKEPISIDNKKLLNIDLKIQQHTIEKVGVKLRKYMINTKLIYKNNK
- the ssb gene encoding single-stranded DNA-binding protein — translated: MNNKGINKVILIGYLGKDPEIRYMPNGIAVANLNLATSDKWKDKITGEIKEKTEWHRIVLFAKLAEIARKYLKKGSYLYIEGSLQTKKWKDKYNQYRYNTEIIVNINGTMKILNYIKENNDIKNKIINKISKNINTNNNNLNIVDESIKKEYINNEDINFDDEIPF
- the ilvD gene encoding dihydroxy-acid dehydratase; translation: MIQYRSNTSKKGSGARALWRATGMKDNDFDKPIIAVVNSFTQFVPGHIHLRDVGLIVSQQINNCGGVAKEFNTIAIDDGIAMGHSGMLYSLPSRDLIADSIEYMINAHCVDAMVCISNCDKITPGMLMASLRLNIPTIFVSGGPMESGRLNINGFKKKLDLVDAIMYDNKIKKNKKYNSIDIEKSACPTCGSCSGMFTANSMNCLIEALGLSLPGNGSLLATHFDRKKMFIYAGQRIVKLSKFFYEDNKSYVLPRNIANLNSFKNAMTLDIAMGGSTNTILHLLAAAQEAKINFNMKDIDILSKKVPHLCKVSPSSKKFYMEDVHRAGGVMRILGELNRIDLLNTNVINILGYSLKETLKLYDISVTKDKNIKNMYKAKPSGKHNIKAFSQNNKWKKLDLDFKNGCIRSKKFSFSQDGGLAVLYGNIAQNGCIVKTAGVKKNMLYFEGPAKVYDSQELAIKDIISGMILPGDVIVIRYEGPKGGPGMQEMLYPTTYLKSMGIDKYCALITDGRFSGGTSGLSIGHISPEAANKGNIALIKNKDIIKIDIPNRSINVKLSDYILKKRIIKEKKKKKLSYTPLNRKRKISKTLLYYSYFVSSADKGAIRKFL
- the dapF gene encoding diaminopimelate epimerase produces the protein MKFSKMHGLGNDFIIINNIIEKIRFTKQLIINLSNRYLGIGFDQLLSIELPYNKNYDFHYRIFNSNGNEVTQCGNGVRCFAYYLKKKKMINKNKIKIKTNNKKMLLEIINKNNIKVNMGKPNFNKNFIPFIKCFAKNYYIKLKKIKIKFDTLSLGNPHCIIQVNNLKKINVNFLGYIISKHISFPQGVNVSFMEIKKTNYIKLRVYERDVGETKSCGSAACAAVAIGIKKKILSNKKVKVNLPGGNLYIKYKGLKNNLYMIGPASYVYDGKINIKKFI